A region from the Aphis gossypii isolate Hap1 chromosome 1, ASM2018417v2, whole genome shotgun sequence genome encodes:
- the LOC114131084 gene encoding cysteine-rich hydrophobic domain-containing protein 2, translated as MAVFDDIQRYDEEIACTSMDEAYLMHVQEPVLIRGIGNLTVFGLSSRFQSEFPSALVSRVAPEEFEETMARINSVLKKSLPMNAKWLFCGCMCCCCTLGCSLWPVICLSKRTQHSLNKLLDWENNHLYNKIGLHWRLNKQRVDTSSITEYVLLVEFIPKIPIYKPD; from the exons ATGGCTGTATTCGACGACATACAGCGGTACGATGAGGAGATTGCATGCACGTCTATGGATGAAGCATACCTAATGCATGTTCAAGAGCCGGTACTCATCAGAGGAATTGGAAATCTGACCGT ttttggaCTGAGTAGCAGATTCCAATCAGAATTTCCAAGTGCTCTTGTATCACGTGTGGCTCCGGAAGAATTTGAAGAAACAATGGCGCGAATTAattctgttttaaaaaaaagtttaccaATGAATGCTAAATGGTTGTTTTGTGGATGTATGTGTTGCTGCTGTACTCTTGGCTGTTCACTTTGGCCTGTTATTTGTCTCAGCAAACGG ACTCAGCatagtttgaataaattactCGATTGGGAAAATAAtcatctttataataaaattggtttgCATTGGAGATTAAATAAGCAAAGAGTAGATACTTCATCTATTACAGAATAT GTCCTTTTGGTGGAATTTATTCCAAAAATTCCAATCTATAAACcagattaa